The Streptomyces venezuelae genomic interval CAGGCCGCCGGAGCCGGCCTCGGCCGTGGCCGTGTGACCCATGGGCATGTACGTCCCTTCGATCGCGATGTGAAAAAGTCCTGCCACTGTATGCAAGCGCGCCGACACCTCGCGAAGTTCCCGTCCCTTCCAGATGTCCCTCTTCCGGGTCGCGGTCGGCGTTGTCGGTGGCACGGTCCACAATGGTCCGCGTCAGATCAACCTTGTTGGTGAAGGAGCCGCAGCCGCGATGGCCCGCCGCAGCACGAAGACACCGCCGCCGGACGACGCGTACGAGGAGAGGATCCTCGACATCGACGTCGTCGACGAGATGCAGGGCTCCTTCCTCGAGTACGCGTACTCGGTGATCTACTCGCGCGCGCTCCCCGACGCCCGCGACGGCATGAAGCCCGTCCAGCGCCGCATCGTCTACCAGATGGGCGAGATGGGGCTCCGGCCCGACCGGGGGTTCGTCAAGTGCGCCCGCGTCGTCGGCGAGGTGATGGGCAAGCTCCACCCGCACGGCGACGCGTCGATCTACGACGCCATGGTCCGCATGGCGCAGCCCTTCTCCATGCGGCTGCCCCTCGTCGACGGCCACGGCAACTTCGGCTCCCTCGGCAACGACGACCCGCCCGCCGCCATGCGGTACACGGAGTCGCGCATGGCCCCCGCCGCGCTGCTGATGACCGAGTCCATCGACGAGGACACGGTCGACTTCTCGCCGAACTACGACGGCCAGGAGCAGGAGCCGGTGGCGCTGCCCGCCGCCTACCCGAACCTGCTGGTCAACGGCGCGTCCGGGATCGCGGTCGGCATGGCGACCAACATGCCGCCGCACAACCTCGGCGAGGTGATCGCGGCGGCCCGCCACCTGATCCGCCACCCGGGCGCCGACCTCGAGACCCTGATGCGCTTCGTGCCCGGCCCCGACCTTCCGACCGGCGGCCGGATCGTCGGCCTGTCCGGCATCAAGGACGCGTACGAGTCGGGCCGCGGCTCCTTCAAGATCCGCGCCACGGCGACCGTGGAGACGGTGACCGCCCGCCGCAAGGGCATCATCGTGACCGAGCTGCCCTTCACGGTCGGCCCCGAGAAGGTCATCTCCAAGATCAAGGACCTCGTCGGCTCCAAGAAGCTCCAGGGCATCGCGGACGTCAAGGACCTCACCGACCGCAACCACGGCCTGCGTCTCGTCATCGAGATCAAGAACGGCTTCGTGCCGGAGGCGGTCCTGGAGCAGCTCTACAAGCTGACGCCGATGGAGGAGTCCTTCGGCATCAACAACGTGGCGCTGGTGGACGGCCAGCCGCTCACGCTCGGCCTCAAGGAGCTCCTGGAGGTCTACCTCGACCACCGCTTCGAGGTCGTCCGCCGCCGCTCCGAGTTCCGCCGTACCAAGAAGCGCGACCGGCTCCACCTGGTCGACGGCCTTCTCGTCGCGCTCCTCGACATCGACGAGGTCATCCGGATCATCCGGGAGAGCGAGAACTCCGCCCAGGCCAAGGAGCGCCTGATGGAGCGCTTCTCCCTGAGCGAGATCCAGACGCAGTACATCCTGGACACCCCGCTACGCCGCCTCACCAAGTTCGACCGCATCGAGCTGGAGACCGAGCGCGACCGGCTCAACGGGGAGATCGACGAGCTGACCGGGATCCTCGACTCCGACGCGGAGCTGCGGAAGCTGGTCTCGGGGGAACTGGCCGCGGTCGCGAAGAAGTTCGCCACCGACCGGCGGACGGTCCTGCTCGAATCCGCGGGCGCGCCCGTCGCGGCCGTCCCCCTTGAGGTCGCGGACGACCCGTGCCGCGTGCTGCTCTCCTCGACGGGACTGCTGGCCCGTACGGCGACGGCGGAGCTGCCGCCGGCCGACCCGGACGCGCCGCGCACCAAGCACGACCTGATCGTGTCGGCGGTGGCCGCCACCCAGCGCGGCGACGTCGGCGCGGTGACCTCGGCCGGCCGGCTGCTGCGGATCGCGGTGATCGACCTGCCGCAGCTCCCGGACACCGCGAGCGTCCCCAGCCTCGCCGGCGGCGCGCAGCTCTCGGAGTTCCTGTCCCTGGAGACGGACGAGTCGGTGGTCTGCCTGACCACGCTCGACGAGTCCTCGCCCGGTCTCGCGCTCGGCACGCTGCAGGGCGTGGTGAAGCGTGTGGTCCCGGACTACCCGGCGAACAAGGACGAGCTGGAGGTCATCACGCTCAAGGACGGTGACCGGATCGTCGGCGCGACCGAGCTGCGGTCGGGCGAGGAGGACCTGGTCTTCATCACCTCCGACGCCCAGCTCCTCCGCTACCCGGCCGCGCAGGTACGGCCCCAGGGGCGCCCGGCCGGCGGTATGGCGGGCATCAAGCTGACCGAGGGCGCCGAGGTGCTCTCGTTCACGGCCGTGGACCCGGCGGCGGACGCCGTGGTCTTCACCGTCGCGGGTTCCACGGGCACCCTCGACGCCTCGGCGGGCACGTCGGCGAAGCTGACCCCCTTCGACCAGTACCCGCGCAAGGGCCGCGCGACGGGCGGTGTCCGCTGCCAGCGGTTCCTGAAGGGCGAGGACGTCCTGATCCTGGCCTGGGCGGGCGCCACCCCGGCACGGGCCGCGCAGAAGAACGGCACCCCGGCACCACTGCCGGAGGTCGACCCGCGCCGCGACGGCTCGGGCACGCCGCTCCCCCAGCCGGTGGAGGTGCTGGCGGGCCCGGCGAGCTAGGGGGTGTCCGGAAAGTAGCGCCGTCTGCCCGCAGGCCAGGCGGGGCTTTCCGGACGCCCCCTAGGCCCTGTCCGGCGGATCAGGGTCGGACAGGGCCTAGCGCTCGTCCGGTTCCTCTTCCGTCTGCTGTACGTACCGCAGGACGCCCCACATGCTGTGCTCGTCGGGGGCGTCCTGCGGGCCGTTCTGCTCGCATGCGGCGAGCTCCTTGCGCAGCGCGGCGGAGTCGACGCCGGAGCCGATCAGCACGAGCTGCGTGAGCCGCTCCTCGCCCGCGGGCCACGGCTCGGGATAGAAGCGCAGGAAGCGGCCGACCGCGTGGACCGCGTAGCGGTTGTCCGGGTCGGCGGCACCGAGGTCCACGAAGCCCTTGATCCGGTACAGGCCCTCGGGCCGCGCGTCCAGGAAGGCCATGAGGCGGCGCGGGTGGAGCGGGGTCGAGGCGCTCAGGGAGACGGTCTCGTACTCTGCGTGCGGATGCGCGTGGGCCTCGTCCTCGGGGCCGTACAGGATGTCCTCGATGGACATCTGGCCCTCGATCTCGTCCTCGGGCACCACCCGGTCGAAGAGCAGCTCCGGATCGACCCGCCCGTGCGAGGCGTCGACCACGACGGCCTTCCCGGCGAGCGCGCCCACCGTCTCGCGTACGGCCGACAGCTCGTCCTCGGAGACCCGGTCCGCCTTGTTGACGACGACGAGGTCGGCGATCGTGAGGTGCCGGTCGGTCTCGGGGTGGCGCTGCCGGGTCGCCCCGAACTCGGCCGCGTCGACGACCTGGACGAGCCCCCCGTAGACGATCCGCTCGTTCTCGCTGGCGAGCACCATGCGAACGAGCTCCTGCGGCTCGGCGAGCCCGCTGGCCTCGATCACGATGACGTCGAGCCGGGACTCGGGCCGGGTCAGGACCTCCAGGTACTCGTCGAGCTCGCTCGCGTCGACCGCGCAGCACAGACACCCGTTGCCGAGCGAGACGGTGGAGCCCACCTGCCCGGCGACGGTCATCGCGTCGATGCCGATGTCCCCGAAGTCGTTGACCATGACCCCGATCCGGGTACCCCGGGCGCTCCGCAGCAGATGGTTGAGGAGCGTCGTCTTCCCGGCCCCGAGAAACCCGGCGAGGACGACGACGGGAATCTGCTGCGTGCTCAAGGGTCGTGCCTCCGGTAGCGGGATTCCTTCCCACGGCCGTGGGAAGGCCCCAGGATAGGCGGGATCATCCGGGGGCGTCCGAATCCGCCCGAGGGCGGGACGGCCGTCGGTTCGCCCCCGGACCGGTATTTCCGGTCCCGGGGGCCCGCCCCGTACCTTTTCGGCATGAGACCCGCACAGACCAGCCCCGCGCGGCCCCTCGCGCGCCGTCGGCGGTTCGGGTGGCCCCGGCGGGTGTTCGCGCAGGTCCTGCTGATGCAGCTGGCCATCGCGACCGGGGTGACCGTCCTCGCCACCGGTCTCTTCCTCGCCCCGCTCAGCGACCAGCTCGACGACCAGGCCATGCGACGGGCCCTGGCCATCGCCGAGACCACCGCCTCCCCCGGTCTCGCCGCCGACCTCGTCGGCACCCCGCCCTCCGCGCGGGGCCCGGTGCAGACCGAGGCCGAACGGATCCGGGTGTCCACGGGCGCCGAGTACGTCGTGGTCATGGACACCCGCGGAGTGCGCTGGTCGCACACCGACCCCGGCCAGATCGGCCGGCGCGTCTCCACCGACCCGAGCGCCGCCCTCTCGGGCCGCGAGGTGATGGAGATCGACAGCGGCACGCTCGGCCGCTCGGCGCGCGGCAAGGCACCGCTGCGCGACGCCGACGGCAGGATCGTCGGCGCGGTATCCGTCGGCATCGAGTACGACAGCGTCCGCGACCGGCTCCTGGCCGCGATCCCCGGTCTCCTCGCGTACGCGGGCGGGGCGCTCGCCGTCGGGGCCCTCGCGGCGTACCTGATCTCCCGGCGCCTCCAGCGCCAGACGCACGACCTGGCCTTCTCCGACATCTCCGCGCTGCTGGCCGAGCGCGAGGCCATGCTGCACGGCATCCGGGAGGGTGTCGTCGCCATCGACCGCACCGGCTCCGTGCGGCTCGTGAATGACGAGGCGCAGCGCCTCCTCGGCCTCGGCCCCGAGGCCGCGGGCCGGCCCCTGGACGAGGTCCTCGGCCAGGGCCGTACCGCCGACGTCCTCGCCGGCCGGGTCACGGGCGAGGACCTCGTCACCGTCCAGGGCCACCGGGTCCTGATCGCCAACCGCATGCCCACCGACGACGGCGGCGCCGTGGCGACCCTGCGCGACCGCACCGAGCTGGAGCGGCTCGGGCGCGAGCTGGACTCGACGCGCGGCCTGATCGACGCCCTGCGCGCCCAGGACCACGAGCACGCCAACCGGCTGCACACCCTCCTCGGCCTCCTGGAGCTGGACATGCACGAGGAGGCGGTCGAGTTCGTCACGGAGGTGGTCGGAGTCCACCGGGCCACCGCCGAGCAGGTCACGGAGAAGGTCCACGACCCGCTGCTCGCCGCGCTCCTGGTCGGCAAGGCGACCGTGGCCGCCGAGCGCGGGGTGCCCCTGCGGATCTCCCCGGAGTCCCTGCTTCCGGACCGCCTCGTCGACCCCCGCGAGCTGGTCACGGTCGTCGGCAATCTGGTCGACAACGCGCTGGACGCCGTCGCGGGCACGCCGGGTGCCCAGATCGAGGTCGCGTTCCGCACCGAGGGCCGTACGGTCGTGCTGCGGGTCACCGACAGCGGCCCCGGCGTGCCCGAGGACCGCCGCGAGATGATCTTCACCGAGGGCTGGTCGACGAAGGAGCCGCCGTCCCACGGCCGGCGCGGGCTCGGCCTCGCCTTCGTACGCCGCCTGGCCGAGCGCAGGGGCGGCACGGCCCGCGTGGCCGGGGGCCCGGACGGAGGCGCGGAGTTCACCGTCGTCCTCCCGGACGCCCTGACCGATCCCGAACCCGATGTTCCCGCCCCCGGAGAGTCCTTCGCAGCCGAGCCGGCCGGGGAGTCGCGATGATCGACGTGCTCGTCGTGGACGACGACGTACTCGTGGCGCGGATCAACGCCGCGTACGTCGCCAAGGTCCCGGGCTTCCGGGTGTCCGCCACCGCCCACTCGACCGCCGAGGCACTGGCCGCCCTGGACGCGCATCCGGTGGACCTGATCCTCATGGACCACTACCTGCCGGACGAGAACGGCCTCGCCGCGGTACGGGAGCTCCGCGCGCGCGGCCACCAGTGCGACGTGATCATGGTGACCGCCGCCCGGGACGTCGCCACCGTGCAGGCGGCGATGCGCCACGGCGCCCTCCAGTACCTGGTCAAGCCCTTCAACTTCGCCGGGCTGCGCTCCAAGCTGGAGGCGTACGCGGCGCTCCGCCGCGCCCTCGGAGGAGCCGGCGGCGAGGCGGAACAGGCCGAGGTCGACCGGATCTTCGGTGTCCTGGCGGCGGGCACCGTCGCCCCCGACCTGCCGAAGGGGCACTCCCCGACCACGGCCGAGCTGGTCCGGCAGGTCCTGCTCGCCGCCGGCGGCCCGCTCTCCGCGCAGGAGATCGCCGAGCGGGCCGGTGTGAGCCGCCAGACCGCCCAGCGCTACCTCAAGCTCCTCGAACGCACGGGCCGGGTGAGCCTCTCCCTCCGGTACGGCGAGACGGGCCGCCCCGAGCATCGCTACGCCTGGACGTCCTCACCGCCCGCCGCCTGAGCCCGGCTCCGCCCGCTCACGTGGCCCCGCCCGACGCAGCAGCCCTCCCTCTCACGCAGCCCCCGCCCCCGTCAGCGCCCGGACCTCCGTCTCGGCGTGCCGTGCCGCGTCGGGCGGCTCGGCCGAGGTGACCGCACCGATCCAGCCCGCGAGGAATCCGAGCGGGATGGAGATCACTCCGGGGTTCTGCAGCGGGAAGACATGGAAGTCGACACCGGGGAACAGCGACTCCGGGCTGCCCGAGACCACCGGCGACAGCAGGACGAGCAGGACAGCGGGGACGAGCCCGCCGTAGACCGACCAGACCGCGCCCCGGGTGGTGAACTTCCGCCAGAACAGCGAGTAGAGCAGGACGGGCAGGTTGGCGGAGGCGGCGACCGCGAAGGCGAGGCCGACGAGGAAGGCCACGTTGAGATCGCGGGCGAGCAGCCCGAGGCCGATGGCGGCGGCGCCGATCCCGGCGGCCGCGAGCCGCGCCACGGTCACCTCGCTGTACTGCCGCTTCGCGTGCCGGCGGCGCAGCGAGCTGTACAGGTCGTGGGCGACGGAGGCCGAGGAGGCGAGCGTGATCCCGGCGACGACGGCGAGGATGGTCGCGAACGCGACGGCGGCGACGACGGCGAAGAGCACCGTGCCGCCGGTGGAGCCCGCGCCGCCGCCGAGGTCCAGGGCGAGCAGCGGGATGGCCGTGTTCCCCGACGCGTTGGAGGCGCGGACCTCGGCCGGCCCGATCAGCGCGGCCGCGCCGAAGCCGAGCACGATGGTCATCAGGTAGAAGCTGCCGATGAGGCCGATCGACCAGACGACGGAGCGGCGGGCCGCCCTGGCGGTGGGCACGGTGTAGAAGCGCGACAGGATGTGCGGGAGTCCCGCGGTGCCCAGGACGAGGGCGATGCCGAGGCTGATGAAGTCGAGGCGTGAGGTCCAGTCGCCGCCGTAGCGCAGCCCGGGGGCGAGGAAGTCCCGTCCGTGACCGCTGCGGTCGGCCGCGGCGGAGAGCAGGCTGTTCACGTCGCCGTGGAAGCGGAGCAGGACGAGGACGGTGAGCGTGATCGTCCCCGCCATGAGCAGGACCGCCTTGACGATCTGGATCCAGGTGGTGGCCCGCATGCCGCCGAGCGACACGTAGATCACCATCAGCGCGCCCACACCGATCACGGTCCAGGAGCGGGCCGCCTCGCTCGTGCCGCCGAGGAGGAGCGCGACGAGGCTGCCGGCCCCGACCATCTGGGCGACGAGGTACAGCACGGAGACGGCCACGGAGGACGTTCCGGCGGCGATCCGCACCGGCCGTTCGGCCATCCGCGCGGCGACGACGTCCGCGAGCGTGAACCGCCCGCAGTTGCGGACCAGTTCCGCGACGAGCAGGAGGACGACCAGCCAGGCGACGAGGAAGCCGACGGAGTACAGCATGCCGTCGTAGCCGTAGAGCGCGATCAGCCCGGAGATGCCGAGGAAGGAGGCCGCGGACATGTAGTCGCCGGCGATGGCGAAACCGTTCTCCAGAGGAGAGAACAGCCTGCCTCCGGCGTAGAACTCCTCCGCCGACCCGTGCCGGTTGCGGCTCACCCAGGTGGTGATCCCCAGCGTGACGGCGATGAAGACGCTGAAGAGGACGAGCGCCAGGGTCTGGTGGTCTCCGGTCACCGCTGCGCCACCCCTCGGGTCATCTCCTGGGTGTCCCAGCGGAGTTCCAGGGCCGCCCGGTCCCGGCGCAGCCGCGCGTGGCGCGCGTAGGCCCAGGTCAGGAGGAAGGTGGTGAGGAACTGCCCGAGGCCCGCGACCATCGCCACGTTCACCGCGCCGGCGACGGGCCGCGCCATGAACCCGGGCGCCGCGGTCGCCGCGACGACGTAGGCGAGGTACCAGAGGAGGAACGCGAGGGCGGCCGGGAAGACGAACCGGCGGTAGCGGCGGCGTACTTCCTGGAAGGCGGGGCTCCGCTGAACCTCCAGGTAGATCTCCGCGGCGCCGGGTTCGCGCTGCCGCGGCACTGCCGTGTCGTGCCAGGGGTCCTCGATCGGCACTGCCGAGACGTCGGACCCCTCCTGCTTGTCCACCTGCTCCACCGGCCAACTCTCCTTGTCAGCGAACCGTTTCGGCCGCGTGCCCAAGGATGGACAGAGCGGGAAGATCCCGGACTCTTCTCCTCCCCCTCTTCACCCCATCAGGTGACAGTTCTCGTGGTTGGCCTGACCGGACCGTGCTGATATGCGTACCGCACGGCCCGGCCGTTTTCGGTCACCGGGCATTCGTCTGCGCCGGGCCCGATCCCGCGAGGCCCGCCCGCGTCAGGCGTCGATGCGCGAGCGGTCGAGGGTCGCCGCCGAGCTCGTGATGAACTCCTTGCGGGGCGCCACGTCGTTGCCCATGAGGAGGTCGAAGACCTGCTCCGCCGAGTCCAGGTCGCCGATGTTGATCCGGCGCAGGGTGCGGTGGCGCGGGTCCATCGTGGTCTCCGCGAGCTGGTCGGCGTCCATCTCGCCCAGACCCTTGTAGCGCTGGATGGAGTCCTTGTAGCGGACCCCCTTGCGCTGGAACTCCAGGATGGTCTGGCGCAGCTCGTTGTCCGAGTACGTGTAGACGTACTTGTCCTGGCCCTTCTTGGGCTGGACGAGCTCGATCCGGTGCAGCGGGGGCACGGCCGCGAAGACGCGTCCGGCCTCGACCATGGGCCGCATGTAGCGCTGGAAGAGCGTCAGCAGCAGGCAGCGGATGTGGGCGCCGTCGACGTCGGCGTCGACCAGCAGGACGATCTTTCCGTAGCGGGCGGCGTCGATGTCGAAGGTGCGGCCCGAGCCCGCTCCTATGACCTGGATGATCGCGCCGCACTCGGCGTTCTTGAGCATGTCCGAGACCGAGGACTTCTGGACGTTGAGGATCTTGCCCCGGATCGGCAGCAGCGCCTGGAACTCGCTGTTGCGCGCGAGCTTGGCGGTGCCGAGGGCGGAGTCCCCCTCGACGATGAAGAGCTCGCTGCGCTCGACGTCGTCGCTGCGGCAGTCGGCGAGCTTGGCCGGCAGCGAGGAGGACTCCAGCGCGGTCTTCCTGCGCTGCGCCTCCTTGTGCTGGCGGGCCGCGATCCGGGTCCTGGCGGCGGCGACGGCCTTGTCCAGGACGGCGCGGGCCTGCGCCTTGGCGTCCCGCTTGGTGGAGGTCAGGAAGGCCTTGAGCTCCTTGGCGACGACGGCGGCCACGATCCGGCGGGCGGCGGAGGTGCCCAGGACCTCCTTCGTCTGCCCCTCGAACTGCGGCTCGGCGAGGCGGACCGTCACGACGGCCGTGAGGCCCTCCAGGGCGTCGTCCTTGACGATGTCGTCCTCGGCGACGCGCAGCATCTTGGCCGAGCGGAGGACCTCGTTCACCGTCTTGGTGATGGCCTGCTCGAAGCCGGAGACGTGGGTGCCGCCCTTGGGGGTGGCGATGATGTTGACGAAGGACTTGACCGTGGTGTCGTAGCCGGTGCCCCAGCGGAGCGCGACGTCGACGGCGAGCTCACGGGTGACCTCGGTCGGGGTCATGTGCCCGCGCTCGTCGAGGACCGGGACGGTCTCCTTGAAGGTGCCCTGGCCGGTGAGGCGCTGGATGTCGCAGACGGCCTTGTCCTGCGCGAGGTACTCGCAGAACTCGCTGATGCCTCCGTCGAAGCGGAAGGTCTCCTCGCTCTTGCCGATCCCGGCCAGGTCCCGCTCGTCGCGGACGACGATCGTGAGGCCGGGCACGAGGAAGGCGGTCTGCCGGGCGCGCTGGTGGAGCGTCTCCAGCGAGAGCTTGGCGTCCTTGAGGAAGATCTGCCGGTCCGCCCAGTAGCGGACGCGCGTGCCCGTACGCGTCTTGGGGACGCGCTTGCCCTTCCGCAGGCCGTTGCCCGGGTCGAAGGGGCTGTCGGGGCCCTGCTCCGTGAAGATGCCGGGCACGCCGCGGCGGAAGCTGATGGAGTGCGTGGAGCTGTTCCGGTCGACCTCGACGTCGAGACGGGCCGACAGGGCGTTGACCACGGACGCGCCGACGCCGTGCAGACCACCGGAGGCCGCGTAGGAGCCGCCGCCGAACTTGCCGCCGGCGTGCAGCTTGGTCATGACGACCTCGACGCCGGAGAGCCCGGTCTTCGGCTCGACGTCGACCGGGATGCCCCGGCCGTTGTCCCGGACCTCGACGGAGCCGTCGTCGTGGAGGATGACCTCGATGTGGTCGCAGTAGCCGCCGAGGGCCTCGTCGACCGAGTTGTCGATGATCTCCCAGATGCAGTGCATCAGGCCGCGGCTGTCGGTGGACCCGATGTACATACCGGGGCGCTTGCGGACCGCTTCGAGCCCTTCGAGTACGAGCAGGTGCCGCGCGGTGTAGTTGGAAGCGTCACGGTCTGCGGTCAGCAGCGCACTGGACGGCACGGACGTTTCGGCGGTCACGCGGTTCGCTCCTCGCTGAATTTGAAAACTGGCCCGGTGGGGTAAGGCCCGGCGTCGTTCACCGGTCAGAGGGTACCGATGCCTGGTAGAGCCGTTGTCACGCCACCCTCCCCGTTTCCTCATGCTAGTCCAGAGTCGTATGGATGTTCGATCCCTCGAAGGGGTGACGCGAACATCACGTTCCCTTCCAGGCATGAACCATTTAGGCTCCGGGCACGTCCTCATCAACAACCGGCAACCACGCCGGGAGGACGCACCGACACAAGCAACGCGAAATCCGTAGAGCAACGCAATACGGCTCATTCGCCGCCAACCGGCAGCAGACAGCCACCTTGGGAAAAAGTTTCGAGGAAAAGCCACGAGCGGGAACGTTTCCGGCCTGGTTGGATGTTGACCCTGGTACGACAGCTCGTCGAGCTAGAGAAGAGGCGACGTGACTACTGTTCTGACCCCCGCGAGCCCCCTGACGGCCGCTGACCGCTGCGACCGCTGCGGCGCCCAGGCATACCTGCGTGTCGTCCTGACCAGCGGAGGTGACTTGCTCTTCTGCGCCCACCACGGCCGCAAGTTCGAGCCGGAACTCAAGAAGATCGCCGCTGAGATACAGGATGAGACGGACCGGCTCACCGACGTGCCGGCCCGCACGATGGGTGAAGACCACGCCTGACACCCTGCACGACGAGCCCAGTGCCGGTCGCTGACCGGACGGCGGGCGGCCACCCCCGCAAGCAAGGGGGGTGGCCGCCCGTTCTCGTGACCCCGAGCGCGGGTGTTCGTCAGATCCGCTCCGGCAGCACCGCCGAGACCCTCGTGTAGACACCCGGGTTCTCCGCCTGCCCGCAGCCGCTCCCCCACGACACCAGGCCGACGAGAAGCCCGTTGGCCACCAGCGGTCCGCCGCTGTCCCCCTGGCACGCGTCCCTGCCGCCTTGCGGGTCGCCCGCGCACAGCATCGTGTCGCTGCGGTACCGGACGCCGAAACCGCCCGGGTACGCCCGCTCGCACGCCGTGTCCGGCAGCACCTGGATCCGGGCCGTCCGCAGCGTGGAGGCGTAGGTCCCGTTGCCGGTCGTGTCACCCCAGCCGTAGACGTCCGCCTCCGTACCGGGCGTGTGCGCCGGGTCCCCCGCGGGGGCGACACCGATCACGTACGACTGCGGCAGCGCGCTCGCGAGCGTCAGCACCGCGAGATCGCCCGAGTTCGACGTCGGGTCGTAGTCGGGATCGACCCAGGTGTCCGAGATCCCGACCTCCTGCCCGCCCTGCCCGCGCAGCGCGGCACGGCCCGCGATGACCACGAAGTCGCGC includes:
- a CDS encoding serine protease; amino-acid sequence: MRGPFTRALTGALGLITAAAGQLATAAPAAADSVVVGGRQALITDAPWVVALSSRDRFGGTRAGQFCGGVVVAPTKVLTAAHCLGREVLGGEPWEVRDFVVIAGRAALRGQGGQEVGISDTWVDPDYDPTSNSGDLAVLTLASALPQSYVIGVAPAGDPAHTPGTEADVYGWGDTTGNGTYASTLRTARIQVLPDTACERAYPGGFGVRYRSDTMLCAGDPQGGRDACQGDSGGPLVANGLLVGLVSWGSGCGQAENPGVYTRVSAVLPERI